TATCCGTGTTGACTTCAACGTTCCTCTGGACGACGCCTGCCAGATCACTGACGACTCCCGGATACGCGCCGCCCTTCCGACGATCAATCATATCGTGGATGAAGGCGCCAGCGTGATCCTATGCTCCCATTTAGGACGCCCGCAAGGCACACCAAATCCCAAGTTTAGCCTGGCCCCCGTCGCCAAACGTCTTCAACGCCTTCTCGATAAACCTGTCGTCTTTGCCCACGATTGCATAGGACCGGAAGTGGAATCTTTAGTAAGCCAGATGAAGCCCGGAGACGTGTTACTCCTCGAAAACCTTCGTTTTCATGAAGAAGAAGAGCAGAACGATGACAAATTTGCGGCCCAATTGGCTTCACTCGGAGAAGTGTACGTAAACGAAGCATTTGGGACCGCCCATCGCTCTCATGCCTCAACCGTGGGAATCACGAAATTCATGAAAGTGGCCGCCGCCGGCTACCTCATGAAACGGGAAGTTGAAGCGCTTGAAGGTGTCGTAGAAAACCCGATACGCCCCTTCGTCGCCATCCTGGGCGGCGCCAAAGTGTCAGGAAAAATTGGCGTCATAGAAAATCTCGGTAAGCGCGTCGACAAGGTCATCATCGGGGGAGGTATGGCATTCACGTTTATCAAAGCAATGGGCCATGAAATCGGGAATTCCTTAGTCGAGAAGGACATGTTAGATTTCGCCAAAGGCATTCAGGAGCATGCCTTGAGTCGCGGAGTGAAGTTTTACTTGCCTGTCGATTGCGTCGTTGCGGCCAGTCAAGACGTGGGAGCTGAGACCAAAATCGTTCCTATCCAGGAAATCCCGGAAGGCTGGTATGGCATGGATATTGGCCCCGCCTCGGTAAAACTGTTCAGCGAAGCGGTAGAAAACGCGAAGACCATATTATGGAACGGTCCAATGGGAGTCTTTGAGCGCGATGCGTTTTCACGAGGCACCTTGTCGATGGCCCATGCCGTCGCCAATGCCTATGCCAAAACTGTCGTCGGTGGCGGCGATACTGCCCTGGCCGTCCATCGAGCTGGGGAATCCGACAGTATGGCGTTTATCTCAACCGGAGGTGGCGCGGCCCTTCAGCTCCTCGAAGGCAAGCACATGCCCGGGCTAGCGGCTTTGCCGAACCGTGTATAAGACGATCTAGATAGACTCCATGATGTTCCCACCTTTGTCATTCTGAGCCTGAATTTTCACGTGCACCCTATGCTCATCGTCGGCAATTGGAAAATGCACAAGACGGCCTCGGAAGGCATGCGTTTGACTCAAGACTTCCTGAAGCTGTACCGCCATTCGTCCAACAGTGAAGTCGTATTGGCTCCACCGTTTACGGCCCTTCATGCCGTCCATGAGATCGTTCGATCAACGCCGGTCAAACTTGCCGCACAGAACGTCTACTACCAACAGGAAGGCGCGTACACGGGCGAGATCTCCCCTCCGATGCTGAAGGACCTCGGTTGTCACTATGTGATCCTCGGACACTCCGAACGTCGTCAATATTTTGCCGAAACGAACGATCTTATCAATCAGAAAGTGCGTGCCGCCTTGGCTCATGGCTTGTCACCCATCCTGTGTGTTGGAGAATCATTGGAAGAACGAGAAACGGGGAAAACCCACTCGTTGATCCAACAACAACTGCTCGAAGGATTACAGGACGTCACGGCCGATGAAATGCAACAGGTCACGATTGCCTATGAACCCGTGTGGGCGATCGGAACCGGAAAAGCCGCGACGGTGGAACAAGCCACGGAGGTTCATACGGCAATCAGTCACAGTATTGAAGAAAAATGGGGAATGGACCGAAACACGAATCGTGTCATCTATGGCGGAAGCGTTAAACCTGACAATGCAGAGCAACTTTTTGCATCACCGAAAATTCATGGGGCACTGGTAGGAGGCGCTTGTCTGGATCCTGAATCATTTGCTAAAATCGTTTCCTTCGCCCAACGCATAGCCAATTTCAATTAACAATTAACGTCGAAACGTTAAAGGGACCTCCTGATGTATACGCTGACCGTCATCATTCATCTCATCGTGTGCTTCCTGATGATTGCCGCAATCTTACTTCAAGCCGGCAAGGGTGCTGAGATCGGTGCGGCGTTTGGCGGATCGAGTCAGACGGTGTTTGGAAGTCGTGGCCCAGGTACATTCCTCAGCAAGGTTACGGTAGGAGCCGCGATTATCTTCATGTTGACGTCACTGAGTTTAGCCATGCTCTCCAAGAAAGAAAGTGCAGCTTCCGCCATCATTGATTTTTCGACTCCAGCTCAAACAGATTCGACTCCAAAGAAAACCGAGACGCCGGCAACCGCACCTGCTGAAAGCCCCGCTGAGCCAACCCAGTCCTCATCGGAATCCACGGAGACCTCGCCAGAGCCAGCCCCCGCATCAGCCGGAAAAGAATAACACATGTACAGATTGTGTGGCGGATTATCTCGCAAGACAGCCTGACGGCCGTCAAGAGCGATTTAGACCACTGGTGTCAACCAGTGAGAATAGGCAGGATCTTTTCCTTCGACAATATCAAAAAACGACCGTTGCAAGGCTGACGTAATGGGACCGCGCCGTCCCTCACCGATGGCCCGGTCATCAAGTTCACGGACAGGTGTTACCTCTGCGGCTGTGCCTGTCAGAAAGATTTCGTCCGCTACATACATCGCATCTCGCGTGAACCGTTCCTCCAGGACAGGAATATTTTTGGCTTTGGCCAGTTCTAGGATGAAATTTCTCGTAATGCCTTCAAGAATGGAAGTAAGCGGAGTCGTCTTGAGAATACCCTTATTCACAATAAAGACATTTTCGCCAGTGCCTTCGGCCACGTACCCATCAGGATCAAGAAGAATACATTCTGCGTATCCAGACTTTTTGGCCTCCCATTTGGCCAATATGGAATTGACGTAGTAGCCTGAGATCTTGGCCCGGGTCATCGATACATTCACATGGTGACGGGTAAACGAGGAAATTTTAGCCCTGATTCCGTTCGACAATGCGTCTTCACCGAGATACGTTCCCCAGGGCCAAGCCGCAATGGCGAGTTGAATGGGATTGTTCCCAGGATAGAGTCCCATTTCCCCGTAGCCGATGTAGAGAATTGGCCTGATGTAACATGATTTAAGCTCATTGACCCGGACCGTCTCGACAATCGCCTCACTGACTTCCTTTTTTGAGAAAGGCACGGGCATCATCGTGATGTGAGCGGACTCGAAAAGGCGGTCGACATGCTCCTTAAGTCGAAAAATTGCCGACCCATGTTCACCTTGATAACAACGAATGCCTTCGAATGCCGATAAGCCATAATGAAGCGAGTGGGTGAGAATGTGGACAGACGCGTCATTCCAATCGACAAATTCACCATCCATCCATATTTTCTGGCTCGGGACAAGCATCAACACACTCCAAACAGGTGATGTACATCTAGACTAAACAGCTATATAACAGCGGGTTAGGAGACTGTCAACGAATGTATCGGCAGGCATTGCATTCGGCTAAAATCTTGACACCTTTTCGAATACCATGGTAGAAGCGAAGACAATAAAAGGGGAGAATATGTATGTATGCTATTGTTGAAACAGGTGGAAAGCAATATCGCGCAGAACCAGGGGGCATTCTTCAGGTAGAATCGCTGGAGGGTGACGTTGGGACTGTGGTCGAGCTCTCAGATGTTCGTTGCATCCATGGTCAAGATGGGCCGGTGTGGGGTCGTCCAAAAATTGAGAGCGCTTCGGTCAAAGCAGAAATTCTTCGTCAAGGCCGCACCAGAACTATTCGAGTGTTCAAGAAAAAACGCCGGAAGAATTACCGCCGGACAAAAGGGCATCGGCAAGGATTCACTCAAATTCGCATCGCTGAAATTATCACAGCCTAATACGCATTCAACTGTAACGGAGAGTTAACACATGGCACATAAAAAAGGTGGAGGTTCCTCGCGAAACGGACGCGACAGTAACCCGCAATATCTTGGAGTAAAAGCATATGCAGGCGAGGCCGTCAGTGCCGGCAGCATTATTGTCCGGCAGCGAGGGACAAAGTTTTATCCGGGCCTCAATGTTGGCCTCGGAAAGGATTACACCCTGTTTGCAAAAGTCGACGGTACCGTCAAATTTGAAGGCAGTAAGGCCCGACGGAAGGTGAGCATCTATCCACTCGCCTAACTCTGGCTAGCATTTTCCTCCTTCCTGGTATTCCTCTTGTCCCTTCGTTGATTTCGGCCTATCATTCCACAGCACAAGAGACCGCCGCATGTTCATCGATCAAGCTCGTATCTTAGTGAAGGCTGGCTCAGGCGGCCACGGCGCATGTAGCTTTCGCCGGGAGAAGTATGTGCCGCGCGGCGGTCCTGATGGCGGCGATGGCGGCGATGGCGGAAATGTCCTCCTCAAAGCTTCAACTCGCGTGGCGACGTTACTGGACTTTCGGTATCAGCGGCATTACGAAGCCCCTTCAGGATTACCTGGTCAAGGCTCAAATAAGTTTGGCAGCACGGGCGAAGACATTATCATTCCCGTTCCGGTCGGCACGATCGTGAAAGATGGTCACACTGAAGAGATCTTGGCGGATTTAGTCGAAGATCAACAAACCATCGTGATTGCCCATGGAGGAAAAGGGGGACGGGGCAATTCACATTTTGCGACCTCCACTAATCGTGCTCCACGTCAATTTGAAACCGGAACGCCCGGAGAGGAGAGGGCTCTCATCCTCGAGCTGAAACTCCTGGCCGACGTCGGACTCGTCGGATTTCCGAATGCCGGTAAATCGACGTTCATTTCTTCTATTTCTTCTGCCCATCCTGAAATCGCCAGCTATCCATTCACAACGCTCCGCCCACATCTTGGCGTCGTTAGAGTGACGGAAGATCACAGCTTCGTGGTCGCGGATATCCCTGGCCTTATTGAAGGGGCACATGAAGGAAAAGGACTTGGCTTTCAATTTCTTCGTCATATTCAACGAACAGCCTTCTTACTGTTCCTCATCGATATTTCCGAATGGTCAGCCGACAGCCCCGTCACGACACTCGAAACTCTCAGGAAAGAACTCGAGGCCTATGATGCCGATCTCGCCAAACGCCCATTTGCCGTCGTGGCAACAAAAATCGACAGCCAGGGGACGGGAGAACTTCGAGAGCAGCTTTCCACCCACTGTAAAGCCCGAAACATCGCTTTCTTTCCGATTTCCGCCGTGACACAAGAAGGGCTTCAGCCACTTCTGTCCTTTTTAGACAAACATGTGTCACAGATGAGAAACCCATGCGAGACCAACTCTTAGCAAAGGCCAAGCGCCTGGTCATCAAGATCGGAAGCAGTCTGGTCGCTTCACGTGATGGAGGTCTCCGCACTTCACACATCATGTCAATCACCAAAGTCCTGGCCAAGCTACAAGCCGATAACCGGCAAATCGTCATCGTGTCTTCCGGGGCGATTGTGGCGGGTATTCAGCATCTCCAGCTCAAGAACTATCCCCGTTCTATCCCGATGAAGCAAGCCGCGGCAGCCGTAGGGCAAAGCCGACTCATTCGGGCCTATGAAAAATCTTTCGAAAAAACAGGAGACAAAGTCGCTCAAATTCTTCTCACGCACGAGGATCTGGCTGACCGAAAGCGATTTCTGAACGCGCGTCATACGCTAACATCACTCCTGCGCCATCGTGTCATCCCTATCATCAATGAAAATGATTCGGTGTCGGTAGATGAAATCCGATTCGGCGACAATGACAACTTGGCCGGCCAGGTCGCCCATGTAGTGGACGCCGATCTACTCGTCATCTTCTCAGACGTGGATGGTCTCTTTACGGCAGACCCCCGTCAAGACTCCTCGGCCACCTTAATTCCAACAGTGACCAAATTCACGAAATCCTTAGAACAATCAGCGGGAAAATCTCGAAGCGAGGAGAGCCGGGGCGGGATGATCACCAAAATTCAAGCGGCGAAACATGTGGCGAGATTTGGCGTTTCAACACTTTTGCTGAATGGTGAGACGCCGGAAATACTCCACGAGGTATTACAAGGCGCTCCTGGCGGAACATTGTTCTTCCCTCACCAAAGCCCATTGACCAGCCGCAAGCAGTGGATTGCCTACACACTGCGCCCCAAAGGCCAACTGCTATTGGATCAAGGAGCCGTTGATGCCTTGCGCCAGCATGGGAAAAGTCTTCTTCCATCAGGAATACTCGAGGTGAAGGGACAATTCAACGCAGGCGATGCCATTCTCTGTCTCGATAAACAGGGGGAAGAATTTGCGAAGGGACTCGTCAACTACTCCGCCCAAAATCTTCAACAAATCAAAGGGCATAATACGCAGGATATTCAAAAATTGTTTGGTTCACGAGAATACGAAGAAGTCATCCACCGGGACAATCTGGTCATCCTGTAATACAAGAGTTTCTAACTGACAGTTCACGAGTTCACAGTCAAGAGTCCATACGTGACGTTCAAGACTTTACGCGAGAAACATTCTTGCCCTCTCGTCTAACCTTGCCCATGCATATTGGGGTGCTTGGTGGGACGTTTAACCCGATTCATCGTTGCCACCTTCACGTCGCCAAGTTCGTTCGACGAACTTGCAAGCTCAGCCACATCCTCTTCATTCCAACCGGAGATCCCCCTCATAAGGCCGCTAATTCATTGGCTCCTTCATCTCACCGACTCAAAATGGTTCAATTAGCCCTCAAGACTCAGCCACACTGTAAAGTCTCAGATATTGAAATTCAGCACCAGGGAGTGTCTTACACGGTGGAAACCATCTCCACGTTGCAAGATGAGTATCCCGATACCACACAATGGTCATTCATCATCGGGCTTGATGCATTTTTAGAGTTCCATACCTGGAAAGCAGCCCCCCGGCTTTTAACACTCTGTCATTTTATCGTCTGTTCAAGGCCGGGAGCAGAATTTTCGGCCCTCAGGTCGGTCGATGGCCTGCCGCCTCTGCCGGCTCAACGACTGCAAGATATCGACCAGGGACGTACCAGCCGTGTCGATATTCCTCTGCCGTCCTCCACGAAGCAGCTCACCCTGCTCTCCATGCCTCCATGTGACGTGTCTGCTTCGTTAATTCGCACACGGCTGCGAGAGGGCCGTCCGGTCTCACATTGGTTGCCGCCCTCTATCGAATCTTATATAATTCAACATGGATTGTATCAGGATCATTAACTCGTGAATTCAGTCATTTCACCAGTTCAACAGCAAGCACTCTCCATTGGCCAAGCGGCCTTAAGCAAAAAAGCTTTGGATCTCGTGATTCTCGATGTCAGGGAGTTGACGTCCATCGCCGATTTTTTTATCGTGGCTTCCGGAGAGTCTGAACGCCAGGTGAAGGCGATCGCCAACCATATCGTAAAAGACATATCCTCTGAATATCACGAGACGCCACAAATCGAAGGTGCCGGGACGTCTACATGGATTTTGCTCGACTATGGCAACATCATCGTCCATGTATTCAAGACTGAAATTCGCGAGTTTTATAGCCTCGAAAAAATGTGGGCGGACGCGCCGCGCGTGCCGTTACCTGAACTTGAACAAGAACGCTTGATAGGCCCACGACCTGGTCTTCGCTATCAACCCAACCACCATTCAACACCTCTCGCCACTCGGGTCCGGTAGCCATACAGCGAGAGTGAGACAAACGCCAATTTTCATCCACCGGGAAAAAGGAATATCTGATGACGGATTTGATGGAGCTTACTGACCGCGTCTTAACCGAGCAGGCTCCCAGCCGGAGAGAATGCCTGGATGTCCTCAGTACACCAGACGATGAATTGCTCGAACTGATTCAGGCCGCCTATCGTATTCGAAAAAGACATTTTGGCCAGACTGTCCGGCTCCAAATGTTGTTAAACGCAAAAAGCGGGGCATGCCAAGAAGATTGTCACTATTGCTCTCAGTCCTCGATCTCTACCGCCAACATCGATCGATACGCCCTCGTTTCTTCTCAAGACATGCTGCAAGGCGCACGACGTGCGGCAGACGCCAAGGCTCAACGCTTTTGCGTGGTAATCAGCGGACGCGCTCCACTTGACCGGGAAATTTCGCACATCTCAACA
The genomic region above belongs to Nitrospirales bacterium and contains:
- the tpiA gene encoding triose-phosphate isomerase, with the translated sequence MLIVGNWKMHKTASEGMRLTQDFLKLYRHSSNSEVVLAPPFTALHAVHEIVRSTPVKLAAQNVYYQQEGAYTGEISPPMLKDLGCHYVILGHSERRQYFAETNDLINQKVRAALAHGLSPILCVGESLEERETGKTHSLIQQQLLEGLQDVTADEMQQVTIAYEPVWAIGTGKAATVEQATEVHTAISHSIEEKWGMDRNTNRVIYGGSVKPDNAEQLFASPKIHGALVGGACLDPESFAKIVSFAQRIANFN
- the rplU gene encoding 50S ribosomal protein L21; protein product: MYAIVETGGKQYRAEPGGILQVESLEGDVGTVVELSDVRCIHGQDGPVWGRPKIESASVKAEILRQGRTRTIRVFKKKRRKNYRRTKGHRQGFTQIRIAEIITA
- a CDS encoding branched-chain amino acid transaminase; the protein is MLVPSQKIWMDGEFVDWNDASVHILTHSLHYGLSAFEGIRCYQGEHGSAIFRLKEHVDRLFESAHITMMPVPFSKKEVSEAIVETVRVNELKSCYIRPILYIGYGEMGLYPGNNPIQLAIAAWPWGTYLGEDALSNGIRAKISSFTRHHVNVSMTRAKISGYYVNSILAKWEAKKSGYAECILLDPDGYVAEGTGENVFIVNKGILKTTPLTSILEGITRNFILELAKAKNIPVLEERFTRDAMYVADEIFLTGTAAEVTPVRELDDRAIGEGRRGPITSALQRSFFDIVEGKDPAYSHWLTPVV
- the secG gene encoding preprotein translocase subunit SecG; its protein translation is MYTLTVIIHLIVCFLMIAAILLQAGKGAEIGAAFGGSSQTVFGSRGPGTFLSKVTVGAAIIFMLTSLSLAMLSKKESAASAIIDFSTPAQTDSTPKKTETPATAPAESPAEPTQSSSESTETSPEPAPASAGKE
- the proB gene encoding glutamate 5-kinase; amino-acid sequence: MRDQLLAKAKRLVIKIGSSLVASRDGGLRTSHIMSITKVLAKLQADNRQIVIVSSGAIVAGIQHLQLKNYPRSIPMKQAAAAVGQSRLIRAYEKSFEKTGDKVAQILLTHEDLADRKRFLNARHTLTSLLRHRVIPIINENDSVSVDEIRFGDNDNLAGQVAHVVDADLLVIFSDVDGLFTADPRQDSSATLIPTVTKFTKSLEQSAGKSRSEESRGGMITKIQAAKHVARFGVSTLLLNGETPEILHEVLQGAPGGTLFFPHQSPLTSRKQWIAYTLRPKGQLLLDQGAVDALRQHGKSLLPSGILEVKGQFNAGDAILCLDKQGEEFAKGLVNYSAQNLQQIKGHNTQDIQKLFGSREYEEVIHRDNLVIL
- the rsfS gene encoding ribosome silencing factor; its protein translation is MNSVISPVQQQALSIGQAALSKKALDLVILDVRELTSIADFFIVASGESERQVKAIANHIVKDISSEYHETPQIEGAGTSTWILLDYGNIIVHVFKTEIREFYSLEKMWADAPRVPLPELEQERLIGPRPGLRYQPNHHSTPLATRVR
- the rpmA gene encoding 50S ribosomal protein L27, giving the protein MAHKKGGGSSRNGRDSNPQYLGVKAYAGEAVSAGSIIVRQRGTKFYPGLNVGLGKDYTLFAKVDGTVKFEGSKARRKVSIYPLA
- a CDS encoding phosphoglycerate kinase, with amino-acid sequence MTKQTIDDIELGNKRVIIRVDFNVPLDDACQITDDSRIRAALPTINHIVDEGASVILCSHLGRPQGTPNPKFSLAPVAKRLQRLLDKPVVFAHDCIGPEVESLVSQMKPGDVLLLENLRFHEEEEQNDDKFAAQLASLGEVYVNEAFGTAHRSHASTVGITKFMKVAAAGYLMKREVEALEGVVENPIRPFVAILGGAKVSGKIGVIENLGKRVDKVIIGGGMAFTFIKAMGHEIGNSLVEKDMLDFAKGIQEHALSRGVKFYLPVDCVVAASQDVGAETKIVPIQEIPEGWYGMDIGPASVKLFSEAVENAKTILWNGPMGVFERDAFSRGTLSMAHAVANAYAKTVVGGGDTALAVHRAGESDSMAFISTGGGAALQLLEGKHMPGLAALPNRV
- the obgE gene encoding GTPase ObgE: MFIDQARILVKAGSGGHGACSFRREKYVPRGGPDGGDGGDGGNVLLKASTRVATLLDFRYQRHYEAPSGLPGQGSNKFGSTGEDIIIPVPVGTIVKDGHTEEILADLVEDQQTIVIAHGGKGGRGNSHFATSTNRAPRQFETGTPGEERALILELKLLADVGLVGFPNAGKSTFISSISSAHPEIASYPFTTLRPHLGVVRVTEDHSFVVADIPGLIEGAHEGKGLGFQFLRHIQRTAFLLFLIDISEWSADSPVTTLETLRKELEAYDADLAKRPFAVVATKIDSQGTGELREQLSTHCKARNIAFFPISAVTQEGLQPLLSFLDKHVSQMRNPCETNS
- the nadD gene encoding nicotinate-nucleotide adenylyltransferase, with product MPSRLTLPMHIGVLGGTFNPIHRCHLHVAKFVRRTCKLSHILFIPTGDPPHKAANSLAPSSHRLKMVQLALKTQPHCKVSDIEIQHQGVSYTVETISTLQDEYPDTTQWSFIIGLDAFLEFHTWKAAPRLLTLCHFIVCSRPGAEFSALRSVDGLPPLPAQRLQDIDQGRTSRVDIPLPSSTKQLTLLSMPPCDVSASLIRTRLREGRPVSHWLPPSIESYIIQHGLYQDH